In a genomic window of Hyphomonas sp.:
- a CDS encoding DUF4175 family protein — MADTDGMKALNAKVSATRRKLTVYAFFKAFWPFLTFLAIFLGIALAGLIDRMGAAFAAIATLLFLGGSLLFILQGARRYTPISRADAAQVLDRQSDLRPVSSLSDRPASPQRESQRLWQTHRARLLQEARRLKPPSLYRDWQKLDPYWMRAVLPVALIIMGVLAGPDAGGRLQRALFPDYGALVGADNMIVEAWITPPEHTGRAPIFLASDLASVRVPEGSQVTLRTKAHSAPKLVLKGERTSRQRFEPTPDGAFEARARILEDTRLTVNWWGERAAWTVLTSPDDAPEARFAKAPEMGRQDRTDIAWAVSDDYGVSALELQITLRTPNPAAPDEVDLVPIPLPGVAPTEAEEVTQLDLTRHRWAGLPVILRLVATDGAGQTGTSEPVDFKLPEKLFLDPIARVAQEVRVTVLREPRAYADLPLNEDALRQDALNTHAANRLSAAPPDIQKAALMLDAMTYKGERYIPDQGVYLTFRTAQGILTAASTKQEAEQVDPLLWALALRSEYGSAADALRRLEAARRALEQALRDGASEDEIRQRMEAFRDAANEYLAAKMAEAIANGGEQPQMQMDQEAMAGGPNLGGQDFEDMLNALQDLTETGATDQARQLLSDITNMLQNLEFQRGASGSGDMPGLPGQQAEGEPEDLPPEEQELTDAMRRLSEILREQRELNDDTLAQQRGERPGQSGQEQGGQQPGQQSGSQQGQQSGQPGGGEAGSGQTEAPQGGGTENGERPGSGGGEFAEGNEGDGTGPGQSESLAERQARLGRLIEEFAREQGLGESGEGEDALAGRVDPDALEDIRRAQRQAQEALERGNEARAARNQEMATNAMSEIARNLAERLDVLERERTGQDAQSSDPFGRQAGGPGNNGEEVNIPDAGERQRAKDILEELRQRYNDSDDPEEREYLRRLLDRF, encoded by the coding sequence TTGGCTGACACAGACGGCATGAAGGCGCTCAATGCCAAGGTTTCCGCCACCCGGCGGAAGCTGACCGTCTATGCCTTTTTCAAGGCATTCTGGCCGTTCCTGACCTTCCTGGCGATCTTTCTGGGCATTGCCCTGGCCGGCCTGATCGACCGAATGGGTGCAGCCTTCGCGGCCATTGCAACGCTCCTGTTCCTCGGCGGATCTCTGCTGTTCATCCTGCAGGGCGCACGCCGATACACACCGATCAGCCGCGCCGACGCGGCACAGGTCCTGGACCGCCAGTCGGACCTGCGGCCTGTCAGTTCGCTGTCTGACCGGCCTGCCAGTCCGCAACGCGAATCCCAGCGCCTCTGGCAGACACATCGGGCCCGTTTGCTTCAGGAAGCCCGACGGCTGAAACCCCCGTCGCTGTATCGCGACTGGCAGAAGCTTGATCCCTACTGGATGCGGGCGGTGTTGCCGGTCGCCCTCATCATTATGGGCGTGCTGGCCGGACCAGATGCCGGTGGACGGCTGCAACGCGCCCTGTTCCCGGACTATGGGGCGCTGGTCGGGGCTGACAACATGATCGTCGAGGCCTGGATCACACCGCCGGAACATACCGGTCGCGCGCCGATTTTCCTGGCCAGTGACCTGGCTAGTGTGCGCGTTCCGGAAGGGTCGCAGGTGACATTGCGCACCAAGGCCCACAGTGCCCCGAAACTGGTTCTCAAGGGTGAGCGCACGAGCCGACAGCGCTTCGAGCCGACTCCGGATGGCGCCTTCGAGGCCCGGGCGCGTATTCTGGAGGATACCCGTCTGACCGTGAATTGGTGGGGAGAACGGGCGGCCTGGACGGTTCTGACGTCTCCGGATGATGCGCCGGAAGCCCGCTTTGCCAAGGCACCGGAAATGGGGCGTCAGGATCGGACCGACATCGCGTGGGCGGTATCGGATGACTATGGCGTGTCTGCACTGGAGCTTCAGATCACGCTGCGAACCCCCAATCCGGCGGCACCCGACGAAGTGGATCTTGTGCCCATACCCCTGCCGGGCGTGGCGCCAACTGAAGCCGAGGAGGTGACGCAGCTGGACCTGACCCGCCACCGCTGGGCGGGCCTGCCGGTCATCCTGCGCCTCGTGGCGACCGATGGCGCAGGCCAGACCGGCACGAGCGAACCGGTCGATTTCAAATTGCCGGAAAAGCTGTTCCTGGATCCGATCGCCCGAGTGGCACAGGAAGTACGCGTGACGGTCCTGCGTGAACCTCGCGCCTATGCAGACCTGCCACTAAATGAAGACGCCCTGAGGCAGGACGCGCTGAACACCCACGCCGCCAACAGGCTGTCGGCGGCCCCTCCGGACATCCAGAAAGCCGCGCTGATGCTGGACGCGATGACCTATAAGGGGGAACGCTACATTCCGGATCAGGGCGTGTATCTGACATTCCGAACCGCGCAGGGTATTCTCACCGCCGCCTCGACCAAGCAGGAAGCCGAACAGGTTGATCCCCTGCTCTGGGCACTCGCCCTGCGGTCGGAATATGGCAGCGCCGCTGACGCGCTGAGACGGCTCGAGGCAGCTCGGCGCGCCCTGGAGCAAGCACTGCGCGACGGAGCCTCCGAAGATGAAATCCGCCAGCGGATGGAAGCCTTCCGGGATGCCGCAAACGAGTATCTCGCGGCAAAGATGGCCGAAGCGATTGCCAATGGCGGCGAGCAACCGCAGATGCAGATGGATCAGGAAGCCATGGCTGGAGGCCCCAATCTGGGTGGCCAGGATTTCGAGGACATGCTGAACGCGCTCCAGGATTTGACTGAAACCGGCGCCACGGACCAGGCGCGGCAATTGCTGTCCGATATCACCAACATGCTCCAGAATCTCGAATTCCAGCGGGGCGCTTCCGGGTCAGGTGACATGCCCGGCCTGCCGGGACAGCAAGCCGAGGGTGAACCCGAAGACCTGCCACCGGAAGAGCAGGAACTGACAGATGCCATGCGGCGTCTGTCGGAAATCCTTCGGGAGCAGCGCGAGCTGAACGATGACACACTGGCCCAGCAACGCGGCGAACGCCCCGGCCAGTCGGGCCAGGAACAGGGCGGCCAGCAGCCAGGACAGCAGTCTGGATCGCAGCAGGGTCAACAATCAGGCCAGCCAGGTGGTGGCGAAGCCGGTAGCGGGCAGACTGAAGCCCCCCAGGGCGGCGGCACCGAGAATGGGGAGCGGCCCGGAAGCGGTGGAGGCGAGTTCGCCGAAGGCAATGAGGGAGACGGCACCGGCCCCGGACAATCGGAATCCCTCGCGGAGCGGCAGGCCCGGCTCGGACGCCTGATCGAGGAGTTCGCACGGGAGCAGGGCCTGGGAGAAAGCGGTGAGGGTGAGGATGCGCTTGCCGGGCGCGTTGATCCTGACGCGCTCGAGGATATCCGCCGCGCCCAGCGCCAGGCCCAGGAAGCGCTGGAGCGGGGCAATGAGGCCCGCGCGGCCCGCAATCAGGAAATGGCGACCAATGCCATGTCGGAGATTGCCCGTAACCTGGCAGAACGTCTGGATGTCCTGGAGCGGGAGCGGACGGGACAGGACGCCCAGTCAAGCGATCCGTTTGGACGTCAAGCCGGCGGCCCGGGAAACAATGGCGAGGAAGTCAACATTCCGGACGCCGGCGAACGCCAGCGGGCGAAGGACATTCTCGAGGAGCTCCGCCAGCGCTACAATGACTCCGACGATCCGGAAGAGCGCGAATATCTCCGCCGCCTGCTCGATCGGTTCTGA
- the lysA gene encoding diaminopimelate decarboxylase: protein MHHFTYQDGTLHCEGVDLNRIADEVGTPCYVYSTATLVRHARVISAAFEGQDCLIAYSVKSNGNIGVLSTLAREGCGADVVSGGELQRALHAGIPAERIVFSGVGKTASEMRLALNAGIHQFNVESAAELRRLSEVASLTGVDAPVAIRVNPDVAAGGHPNISTGKKGDKFGVPWSDAEDLYAEAATLPGIKVVGVDVHIGSQIGDLVPMRAAFEKVVGLARRLRQAGHDIRRIDLGGGLGIPYRDGDAPAPPSDYAAMIADVTQNLGVQVILEPGRVITGNAGVLLSTVLYEKQAPDTEFLIIDAGMNDLIRPALYDAHHDILPLTQAGAGAERKTYDVVGPICESTDKFAKAREMTALRPGQRIAFMSAGAYGAVLSSTYNTRPLVPEVLVNGTSFDIIRRRPDFEEMIALEKVPDWLTQTA from the coding sequence ATGCATCACTTCACCTATCAGGACGGCACGCTTCATTGCGAAGGCGTGGACCTCAACCGGATCGCGGACGAGGTCGGCACGCCCTGTTATGTGTATTCGACCGCCACTTTGGTCCGCCATGCCCGGGTCATCTCCGCCGCGTTTGAGGGACAGGACTGCCTGATCGCCTATTCGGTGAAGTCGAACGGGAATATCGGCGTCCTGTCGACCCTTGCCCGGGAAGGCTGCGGCGCGGATGTCGTCAGCGGCGGTGAATTGCAGCGCGCCCTGCACGCCGGCATCCCCGCAGAGCGGATCGTGTTCTCAGGCGTCGGCAAGACGGCCAGCGAGATGCGTCTCGCCCTGAATGCCGGCATTCACCAGTTCAATGTGGAGAGCGCCGCAGAATTGCGCCGCCTGTCGGAAGTTGCCAGCCTGACCGGCGTGGACGCCCCGGTTGCCATCCGCGTGAATCCGGACGTCGCCGCAGGCGGACATCCGAACATCTCCACCGGCAAGAAGGGCGACAAGTTCGGCGTCCCGTGGAGCGATGCAGAAGATCTGTATGCCGAAGCCGCGACGCTGCCCGGTATCAAGGTGGTCGGCGTTGACGTGCATATCGGCAGCCAGATCGGCGATCTGGTCCCGATGCGGGCGGCATTCGAAAAAGTGGTCGGCCTTGCCCGCCGTCTGCGGCAGGCAGGGCATGACATCCGGAGAATCGATCTCGGCGGCGGGCTCGGCATTCCCTATCGGGACGGTGACGCCCCCGCCCCGCCCTCGGATTATGCCGCAATGATTGCTGACGTGACGCAGAATCTGGGTGTTCAGGTGATCCTCGAACCGGGCCGGGTGATCACGGGCAATGCCGGAGTTCTGCTGTCCACGGTGCTGTATGAGAAGCAGGCGCCGGATACCGAATTCCTGATCATCGATGCCGGAATGAACGATTTGATACGCCCGGCGCTGTATGATGCCCATCATGACATCCTGCCCCTGACCCAGGCAGGTGCTGGCGCGGAACGGAAAACCTATGATGTGGTCGGCCCGATCTGCGAGTCGACCGACAAATTCGCCAAGGCCCGTGAAATGACGGCCCTGCGGCCGGGCCAGCGGATCGCCTTCATGTCTGCAGGTGCCTATGGCGCCGTCCTGTCTTCAACCTACAATACCAGACCGCTTGTCCCGGAAGTGCTGGTGAACGGGACGTCATTTGACATCATCCGGCGCCGACCGGACTTTGAAGAGATGATCGCACTGGAGAAGGTACCCGATTGGCTGACACAGACGGCATGA